CCACCCTCGACGGTGACAAGAACCTGGTGCGCGAGGCCTGGAACCTCATCGCCGGCCTGCCCGGCGGCAAGCGCCTGTTCTCGAAGCTGATCGGCCGCATGGCCCCGTACACCGGCACGATCGGCGCGCGCGTGACCGCGCTGCGGCCGGGCTTCTGCCAGGTCGAGCTCGACGATCGGCGCGAGGTGCGCAACCACCTCGCGTGCGTGCACGCGGTCGCGCTCGTCAACCTGGCCGAGCTCGCCGGCAACGCCGGCCTGGCGTACGCGCTGCCCGACGACGCGCGCTTCATCGTCGCGGGCCTGTCGATCGAGTACATCAAGAAGGCGCGCGGCACGATCACCGCCACCAGCGAGTGCCCGATCCCGCCTACGAGCGCGCGCGCCGAGTACGACGTGCCGGTGACGATGACCGACCCCAGCGGCGAGGTCGTCGCCCGAGCGACGCTGCGCACGCTGGTCGGCCCCAAGCGCGCGCCCGCCCGCACCGACATGAACTGAGCGATGGCGCGGGTCGTCGTCGTCGCGCTCGCGCTCGCCCTCGCGGTCGCCCCGGCCACCGCGCAGGCGCGCCGTCGGGCCAAGCCCGCGCCGGCCGCGCGCGCCAAGACCGAGGACGCCGTCGCCGGCGGCACCCACTGGCGGATCGCGACCGGGGCCGGCGCGGTGCACGTGTGGCGCCCGGCCGGCTACGCCCGCGCCAGCGCCGGCCTCGTCATCTACGTGCACGGCCACGGCACCGACGCCGACGGCGCGTGGCGCGATCACGACCTCGCGGCCCAGTTCGCGGCGTCCGGACAGAACGCCCTGTTCGTCGTGCCCGAGGCGCCGTCGAAGAAGGGCGAGGCGGTCGCGTGGCCCGCGCTCACCGACCTCCGCCGGGCGATCACCCGGGCCAACATCCGCCTCCCCGACGGCCCGATCATCGTCGTCGGGCACTCGGGCGCGTTCCGCACGATGATGGGCTGGGTCGATCACAAGCGCGTGGCGCAGCTCATCCTGCTCGACGCGATGTACGGCGGCGAGCAAGCCTTCGACGAGTTCATCGGCTCAGGCGCGCGCGCCCGCCAGCACCGCCTGATCGCGATCGGCGCCGACACCGCCGCCGCGTCGGCCGCGTTCGCCAAGCAGTACCCGTTCGCGGTCGTCCGCGACGCGCTGCCTGCGGCGGCCGCCGACTTCACCAAGCGCGAGCGCCGCGCGCGGCTGCTCTACGTGCGCTCGCAGTACGGCCACATGCAGATCGTGACCAGCGGCAAGGTCATCCCGCTGCTGCTCCGCCTCACGCCCCTCGCCCGCACCGCGCCCTGATCCGCGCCGCCAGGCCCGGCGAGCACCGGGTGGGGCGACGCGCGCCTCGCCCGGCGGCCTCCAGCTACCTCAGGCGTCGTGGACGACGACGTCGGCCTCGGGCTCGTCGTCGAGGAGGATCGGTCGCACCGCCGGGGGCGGCGTCGGCGCCTCGCGCGTCGTCGGCGTGGGCAGGAACACCATCGCCGGCGGGTCGCCGCACTGCTTGCCGTTGGCGTCGACCGGCTGGAGCTGGTACGCGCCGGCGACGTCACCGACCTCGGCGATGAACTCGTCGCGGGTGACCAGCGCCGGCACCCGCAGCGGCGAG
This genomic window from Myxococcales bacterium contains:
- a CDS encoding DUF4442 domain-containing protein, with protein sequence MLPGPLAKLLPTLDGDKNLVREAWNLIAGLPGGKRLFSKLIGRMAPYTGTIGARVTALRPGFCQVELDDRREVRNHLACVHAVALVNLAELAGNAGLAYALPDDARFIVAGLSIEYIKKARGTITATSECPIPPTSARAEYDVPVTMTDPSGEVVARATLRTLVGPKRAPARTDMN